A single region of the Sus scrofa isolate TJ Tabasco breed Duroc chromosome 17, Sscrofa11.1, whole genome shotgun sequence genome encodes:
- the UPTI gene encoding uterine plasmin/trypsin inhibitor isoform X1, which translates to MRAPPRGQQMNEEMCQCWKEPRCYQGRTLKPEETATQNWSISAGPPAFCREPPYTGPCRAHFIRYFYNATTGLCQTFVYGGCRGKQNNFMDEKECLHTCDSCAKAQGKRGNCAS; encoded by the exons ATGAGGGCACCACCCAGAGGGCAgcagatgaatgaagaaatgtgCCAGTGCTGGAAGGAGCCACGGTGCTATCAGGGAAGAACGTTGAAACCCGAGGAGACAGCAACGCAAAACTGGAGCATCTCTG CCGGGCCACCTGCCTTCTGCCGGGAGCCTCCCTACACGGGTCCCTGCAGGGCCCATTTCATCAGGTACTTCTACAACGCCACCACCGGGCTCTGCCAGACCTTTGTCTACGGTGGGTGCCGAGGCAAGCAGAACAACTTCATGGATGAGAAGGAATGCCTCCATACCTGCGATAGCTGTGCCAAGGCCCAGGG AAAACGGGGTAACTGTGCTTCCTGA
- the UPTI gene encoding uterine plasmin/trypsin inhibitor isoform X2, translating to MSRLCLSAALLLLLGALVASTPGDEESSLVRAGPPAFCREPPYTGPCRAHFIRYFYNATTGLCQTFVYGGCRGKQNNFMDEKECLHTCDSCAKAQGKRGNCAS from the exons ATGAGCCGGCTCTGCCTCTCtgcagccctcctcctcctcctgggcgcCCTGGTGGCCAGCACCCCAGGGGATGAAGAGAGCAGCCTGGTCCGAG CCGGGCCACCTGCCTTCTGCCGGGAGCCTCCCTACACGGGTCCCTGCAGGGCCCATTTCATCAGGTACTTCTACAACGCCACCACCGGGCTCTGCCAGACCTTTGTCTACGGTGGGTGCCGAGGCAAGCAGAACAACTTCATGGATGAGAAGGAATGCCTCCATACCTGCGATAGCTGTGCCAAGGCCCAGGG AAAACGGGGTAACTGTGCTTCCTGA